ACATCTACCTGTTCAGCGAAGGCACCCACGCCAGGCTGTACCAGAGGCTGGGAGCCCATTCCAGAATTGTCGATGGTGTTCAGGGCACCCAATTTGCCGTTTGGGCGCCCAATGCGTCGGAAGTCTCCGTGCTGGGCGATTTCAACGGCTGGAAGAGGACGGTGAACCCGCTGGCCCGCGGAAGAACCGGTATCTGGGAGGGGTTTATCCCCGCGGTCGGCCCGGGTACAGTTTACAAGTATTTCATCCGGTCGAGAGTCAACAATTACGGGGTCGAAAAAGCTGATCCCTTTGCCTTCTTTGCGGAAATACCTCCGAAAACGGCTTCGGTGGTCTGTGACCTCGATTATGAATGGCAGGACTCCGATTGGATGGCCCGCCGCGCATCCTTGATTTCCACTGATGCCCCGGTTTCCATTTATGAGCTTCATCTCGGATCATGGAGACGCATAGCGCAGGATAATCGCTGGATGACCTATCGTGAAATTGCCTCTGAACTCGCTGATTACGTGACCAAGGCCGGCTTTACCCACGTGGAATTGCTTCCCGTGATGGAGCATCCCTTTTACGGTTCATGGGGCTATCAGATCACCGGCTATTTCGCCCCGACAAGCCGATACGGCACTCCCCAGGATCTGATGTATTTGGTTGATTATCTGCATCAGCGCGGTATCGGTGTTATTCTCGATTGGGTGCCTTCGCATTTCCCTGACGATCAACACGGGTTGGCTTTTTTCGATGGCACCAACTTATTTGAGCATGAAGACCCGCGTAAGCGCCTGCATCCCGAATGGAAAAGCCTGATTTTCGATTATGGACGCAATGAGGTGAGGAGTTTTCTGTACTCAAGCGCTCTCTTCTGGTTGGACAAGTACCATGCTGACGGGCTCAGGGTCGATGCCGTTGCCTCCATGTTATACCTGGATTACGGCCGCAAGGCCGGGGACTGGGTTCCGAACAAGTTCGGCGGACGTGAGAATTTAGACGCTGTCGATTTTTTGCGACAACTCAACCAGTTCGTTTACCGCGAGTTTCCCGGAGTTCAAACCATCGCCGAAGAGTCGACCTCGTGGCCAATGGTTTCACGCCCGGTGTATGTCGGCGGGCTGGGGTTCGGGTATAAATGGGACATGGGATGGATGAACGATTCTCTGCGGTATCTAGCCCGGGACCCGATATTCCGCAAATATCATCACCGCGAACTGAATTTCAGGCGGCTGTACGCTTTTTCGGAAAATTTTGTGTTACCGTTGTCCCACGATGAGGTTGTCCACGGCAAGTCGTCGCTCCTTTCCAAAATGCCTAGCGATGATTGGCGGAAGTTTGCCAACCTGCGGCTGCTGCTTGGTTACCAATACGCCCAGAGTGGGAAAAAGCTGCTTTTCATGGGCGGGGAGTTTGGGCAAAGGCGGGAATGGGAC
This is a stretch of genomic DNA from Dehalogenimonas etheniformans. It encodes these proteins:
- the glgB gene encoding 1,4-alpha-glucan branching protein GlgB, with the translated sequence MPSGPWITEEDIYLFSEGTHARLYQRLGAHSRIVDGVQGTQFAVWAPNASEVSVLGDFNGWKRTVNPLARGRTGIWEGFIPAVGPGTVYKYFIRSRVNNYGVEKADPFAFFAEIPPKTASVVCDLDYEWQDSDWMARRASLISTDAPVSIYELHLGSWRRIAQDNRWMTYREIASELADYVTKAGFTHVELLPVMEHPFYGSWGYQITGYFAPTSRYGTPQDLMYLVDYLHQRGIGVILDWVPSHFPDDQHGLAFFDGTNLFEHEDPRKRLHPEWKSLIFDYGRNEVRSFLYSSALFWLDKYHADGLRVDAVASMLYLDYGRKAGDWVPNKFGGRENLDAVDFLRQLNQFVYREFPGVQTIAEESTSWPMVSRPVYVGGLGFGYKWDMGWMNDSLRYLARDPIFRKYHHRELNFRRLYAFSENFVLPLSHDEVVHGKSSLLSKMPSDDWRKFANLRLLLGYQYAQSGKKLLFMGGEFGQRREWDHDAAVEWALLQYAPHHGLFRWVSDLNTLYRQESAMHQLDCEPSGFEWIDADDYENSVLSFIRKDRAGGSIVVVCNFTPVPREGYLVGIPEPGWYRELLNSDAECYGGSGWGNLGGKDSDLKPMHGRPHSLTLNLPPLSVIFLKRGKK